One window of the Azospirillum sp. TSH100 genome contains the following:
- a CDS encoding carbonic anhydrase, producing the protein MCLLCETAGLGLSRRHLLRAGAALAGTAGALTMTPATVAAKEKAAAPSPLSPDKALRKLTAGNARYAANTARNRDYSVGRAARAAAQFPFASIVSCADSRVAPEILFDQGPGELFVVRVAGNFVNDDGLASLEYGVKALNIPLILVLGHTNCGAIGATIKAIQDGTQLPGHLPQLVDALKPGVEAAIARKPADLMAEATAENVRHNVRRLAAAEPLIAPLAADGRVKIVGGLYDIATGKVALL; encoded by the coding sequence ATGTGTCTGTTGTGCGAAACGGCGGGCCTCGGGCTGTCGCGCCGGCATCTGCTCAGGGCCGGCGCGGCGCTTGCCGGAACGGCCGGCGCCCTGACGATGACTCCTGCCACTGTTGCGGCCAAGGAGAAGGCGGCGGCGCCATCCCCGCTGTCACCTGACAAGGCCTTGCGGAAACTGACGGCCGGAAATGCGCGTTATGCGGCAAACACCGCGCGCAACCGGGATTATTCGGTCGGCCGGGCGGCCCGGGCGGCAGCGCAGTTCCCCTTCGCCAGCATCGTCAGCTGCGCCGATTCCCGGGTCGCTCCCGAAATCCTGTTCGATCAGGGGCCGGGAGAGCTGTTCGTCGTCCGCGTGGCCGGCAATTTCGTCAATGACGACGGGCTCGCCAGCCTGGAATATGGCGTGAAGGCGCTGAACATCCCGCTGATCCTGGTGCTGGGCCACACCAATTGCGGCGCCATCGGCGCCACCATCAAGGCTATCCAGGACGGGACACAGCTTCCCGGCCATCTGCCGCAACTGGTCGACGCGCTGAAGCCCGGCGTCGAAGCCGCGATCGCCCGCAAGCCCGCCGACCTGATGGCGGAAGCGACGGCGGAGAATGTCCGGCACAATGTCCGCCGCCTCGCCGCGGCCGAACCCCTCATCGCACCGCTGGCGGCCGACGGCCGGGTGAAGATCGTCGGCGGCCTCTACGACATCGCCACTGGCAAGGTGGCGCTGCTCTGA
- the pabB gene encoding aminodeoxychorismate synthase component I translates to MLTIPISCGDPAALFRSWSAEPWAMLLDSAAAHPRNGRYSYIVAEPFQTVERIGGQTLVDGRPAGGSPFDALERALSAHSLSSDGPVPFTGGAVGFVGYEAGTALEGLISRHGNPGGQPDFAFGLYDVVAAFDRQEGRAWVIAARPEVADRARRMAARLSVPPPEQAAGPAPVRWRSELARPDYLDRVGRVLDYIRAGDIYQANFTQRFLADADEGMDAYALYERLRRFSPAPFAAFLNCGPRLRLAGASPERFIRLGADRTIETRPIKGTRPRHADPVADAQAAAALSASIKDRAENLMITDLLRNDLARVSEVGSVRVPVLFGLESFATVHHLVSVVTARLLPGLGPVDLLRAACPGGSITGAPKIRAMQIIDELEVARRGAYCGSVAWIGFDGAMDSNIVIRTLSVTPDAVIAQAGGGIVADSDPAEEHEEMLVKARAQLRAAGELAGGIE, encoded by the coding sequence ATGCTGACGATTCCGATCTCCTGCGGCGATCCCGCCGCGCTGTTCCGTTCCTGGAGCGCCGAGCCCTGGGCGATGCTGCTCGACAGCGCGGCGGCCCATCCGCGGAATGGTCGCTATTCCTATATCGTTGCCGAACCGTTCCAAACGGTTGAGCGGATCGGCGGGCAAACCCTCGTCGACGGCCGCCCGGCCGGCGGCAGCCCCTTCGACGCGCTGGAGCGGGCGCTGTCCGCCCATTCCCTGTCCTCCGACGGGCCGGTCCCCTTCACCGGAGGGGCGGTGGGCTTCGTTGGTTATGAGGCCGGAACGGCTTTGGAGGGCCTGATCTCCCGTCATGGCAATCCTGGCGGCCAGCCGGACTTCGCCTTCGGCCTCTATGATGTCGTCGCCGCCTTCGACCGGCAGGAGGGCAGGGCCTGGGTCATCGCCGCCCGGCCGGAGGTGGCGGACCGTGCCCGCCGCATGGCGGCGCGGCTGTCCGTTCCGCCTCCGGAACAAGCAGCCGGGCCGGCGCCGGTGCGCTGGCGGTCGGAACTGGCGCGCCCCGACTATCTCGACCGGGTCGGCCGGGTTCTGGATTATATCCGGGCCGGCGACATCTATCAGGCCAACTTCACCCAGCGTTTCCTGGCCGACGCCGATGAGGGCATGGACGCCTACGCGCTGTACGAGCGGCTGCGCCGCTTCAGCCCGGCGCCCTTCGCCGCCTTCCTGAATTGCGGCCCCAGGCTGAGGCTGGCCGGGGCGTCGCCGGAGCGCTTCATCCGGCTGGGCGCCGACCGGACCATCGAAACCCGGCCGATCAAGGGCACCCGCCCGCGTCACGCCGATCCGGTGGCCGATGCCCAAGCGGCGGCGGCGCTGTCGGCCAGCATCAAGGACCGGGCGGAAAACCTGATGATCACCGACCTGCTGCGCAACGATCTGGCGCGCGTGTCGGAGGTCGGCAGCGTCAGGGTGCCGGTGCTGTTCGGGCTGGAGAGCTTCGCCACCGTCCATCACCTCGTTTCCGTCGTCACCGCGCGCCTGCTGCCGGGACTGGGGCCGGTCGATCTGCTGCGGGCGGCCTGCCCCGGCGGCTCGATCACCGGGGCGCCGAAGATCCGCGCCATGCAGATCATCGACGAGCTGGAGGTGGCCCGCCGCGGCGCCTATTGCGGCTCGGTCGCCTGGATCGGCTTCGACGGCGCCATGGACAGCAACATCGTCATCCGCACCCTGTCGGTGACGCCCGACGCGGTGATCGCCCAGGCTGGCGGCGGCATCGTCGCCGATTCCGATCCGGCCGAGGAGCATGAGGAAATGCTGGTCAAGGCCCGCGCCCAGCTGCGCGCGGCCGGCGAACTGGCGGGGGGAATCGAATGA
- a CDS encoding aminotransferase class IV has protein sequence MTIWLNGRLMSPAEARIDPADRGFTLGDGLFETIRIKDGKPCHLPRHLDRLTAGVALLRLPLPYGAVELAGAMAALIGATGVADGVLRLTLSRGTGARGVLPPADARPTVLMTAAPAAHMTSPVAAVIARSTRRNEHSPLSRLKSLNYLDSILARQEAAERGADEALLLNTAGRLAETSVATLFLSLGGRLLTPPVADGALPGVRRALILERHGAEEAPLTPDDLARADEAILTNSLGLRPLVAVDGQPVGNGSAGPVLARLLADPDL, from the coding sequence ATGACGATCTGGCTGAACGGGCGGCTGATGTCGCCGGCGGAGGCGCGGATCGATCCGGCCGACCGCGGTTTCACCCTCGGCGACGGGCTGTTCGAGACGATCCGCATCAAGGACGGCAAGCCGTGCCACCTGCCGCGCCATCTCGACCGGCTGACGGCCGGGGTGGCGTTGCTGCGCCTGCCGCTGCCCTATGGTGCCGTGGAATTGGCCGGGGCGATGGCGGCGCTGATCGGGGCGACCGGCGTGGCCGATGGCGTCCTGCGCCTGACCCTGTCGCGCGGCACCGGCGCCCGTGGCGTGTTGCCGCCGGCCGATGCCCGGCCGACCGTGCTGATGACGGCGGCCCCCGCCGCCCACATGACGTCGCCGGTGGCGGCCGTCATCGCCCGCAGCACCCGCCGCAACGAACACTCGCCGCTGTCGCGCCTGAAGTCGCTGAATTACCTCGATTCCATCCTGGCCCGGCAGGAGGCGGCGGAGCGCGGCGCCGACGAGGCGCTGCTGCTGAACACTGCCGGCCGGCTGGCGGAAACGAGCGTCGCCACCCTGTTCCTGTCCCTCGGCGGCCGGCTGCTGACCCCGCCGGTTGCCGACGGCGCCCTTCCCGGCGTCCGCCGCGCCCTGATCCTGGAGCGCCATGGCGCCGAGGAGGCGCCGCTCACCCCCGACGATCTCGCCCGCGCCGACGAGGCCATCCTGACCAACAGCCTGGGCCTGCGCCCCCTGGTGGCGGTGGATGGCCAGCCTGTCGGCAACGGCTCCGCCGGTCCGGTTCTGGCCCGCCTGCTCGCCGATCCGGACCTGTAA
- a CDS encoding SDR family oxidoreductase: MAVTSPSHLGYLSTFSLAGQVALVTGSGRGLGLEIARALAGSGAHVLLNGRDAATLEPRVAEIEAAGGSASALAFDVSDRAAVRDAFARIDREHGRLDVLVQNVGQRNRKPLADLTDDEITGLLDVDLASGLILAREAARLMLPRGRGRLIAVTSVAGQISRANDSVYAAAKAGLNGMVRALAAEYGPLGLTSNAIAPGFFATETNAAIVNDPERGAYFANRTPMRRWGRPEEIAGAAVFLASAAASYVNGHVLVVDGGATILM; the protein is encoded by the coding sequence ATGGCCGTGACGAGTCCTTCCCACTTGGGCTACCTGTCGACTTTCTCGCTGGCCGGGCAGGTGGCGCTCGTCACCGGGTCGGGACGCGGGCTGGGGCTGGAGATCGCGCGGGCGCTGGCCGGATCGGGGGCGCATGTTCTGCTGAACGGCCGCGACGCCGCGACGCTGGAACCGCGCGTGGCGGAAATCGAGGCGGCCGGCGGCAGCGCGTCGGCGCTGGCCTTCGATGTGTCGGACCGGGCGGCGGTGCGCGATGCCTTCGCCCGGATCGACCGCGAGCATGGACGGCTCGACGTGCTGGTCCAGAATGTCGGGCAGCGCAACCGCAAGCCGCTGGCCGATCTGACCGATGACGAGATCACCGGCCTTCTCGACGTCGATCTGGCTTCCGGCCTGATCCTGGCGCGGGAGGCCGCGCGGCTGATGCTGCCGCGCGGGCGTGGCCGGCTGATCGCCGTCACCTCCGTCGCCGGGCAGATCTCGCGGGCCAACGACAGCGTCTATGCCGCGGCGAAGGCCGGGCTGAACGGCATGGTGCGGGCGCTGGCCGCCGAATACGGCCCGTTGGGGCTGACCAGCAACGCCATCGCGCCCGGTTTTTTCGCGACCGAAACGAACGCGGCGATTGTGAACGATCCTGAGCGGGGGGCCTATTTCGCCAACCGCACGCCGATGCGCCGCTGGGGCCGGCCGGAGGAGATCGCCGGGGCGGCGGTGTTTCTGGCGTCGGCCGCGGCGTCCTATGTCAACGGTCACGTCTTGGTCGTCGATGGCGGCGCCACCATCTTGATGTGA
- a CDS encoding LysR family transcriptional regulator — protein sequence MDRLDDMLAFIKVVDTKSFTAAADRLNLSKSVVSRRIGELENRLGARLLNRTTRKLSLTEVGQAYYERCTRILADLEEAEQAVADLHAAPRGRLRLNAPVSFGILHLAPAVAEFLERYPAIEIDMDLNDRTVDLVDEGYDLAVRIGRLRDSSLIARRLAPARMACCASPAYLQKHGVPQTPEDLSNHNCLIYTNLPTPDLWPFIVDGETRSVRVSGPIRSNNGDLLREAATAGVGFIMSPTFLCGQALTRGELVSVLHRHVPSEVSVNAVYPQNRHLSPKVRVFVDFLVQRFGPRPYWDCALLDALPHEYGPQE from the coding sequence ATGGATCGCCTCGACGACATGCTCGCCTTCATCAAGGTGGTGGACACCAAGAGCTTCACCGCCGCCGCCGACCGGCTCAACCTGTCGAAGTCGGTGGTCTCCCGCCGCATCGGCGAGCTGGAGAACAGGCTCGGCGCGCGGCTGCTGAACCGCACCACCCGCAAGCTCAGCCTGACCGAGGTGGGCCAAGCCTATTACGAGCGCTGCACCCGCATCCTCGCCGATCTGGAGGAGGCGGAACAGGCGGTCGCCGACCTGCATGCCGCCCCGCGCGGCCGGCTGCGGCTGAACGCGCCGGTCAGCTTCGGCATCCTGCATCTGGCCCCGGCGGTGGCGGAGTTCCTGGAGCGCTATCCGGCCATCGAGATCGACATGGACCTGAATGACCGCACGGTCGATCTGGTCGACGAGGGCTATGATCTGGCGGTGCGCATCGGCCGGCTGCGCGACAGTTCGCTGATCGCCCGGCGGCTGGCCCCGGCGCGGATGGCCTGCTGCGCCAGCCCGGCCTATCTGCAAAAGCACGGTGTGCCACAGACGCCGGAGGATCTGAGCAACCACAATTGCCTGATCTACACCAACCTGCCGACGCCCGACCTGTGGCCCTTCATCGTCGATGGGGAGACGCGCAGCGTCCGGGTCTCAGGCCCGATCCGCAGCAACAACGGCGACCTGCTGCGCGAAGCGGCGACAGCCGGCGTCGGCTTCATCATGTCGCCGACCTTCCTGTGCGGGCAGGCGCTGACGCGCGGCGAGCTGGTCAGCGTGCTGCACCGCCATGTTCCGTCGGAGGTCAGCGTCAACGCCGTCTATCCGCAGAACCGACACCTGTCGCCGAAGGTGCGGGTGTTCGTCGATTTCCTGGTGCAGCGCTTCGGCCCGCGCCCCTATTGGGACTGCGCGCTGCTCGACGCCCTGCCGCATGAGTATGGCCCCCAGGAATAG
- a CDS encoding LysR substrate-binding domain-containing protein encodes MDVRQLRYFLGIVEHGSISRAADALRVAQPALSLHLKRLEEDFGCQLVLRTARGVVPTESGRRLAQRAAALIEQMDGLRDDVRAVEAVPAGPAIVGIPTSLGPVLTVPLALAVRRTHPQIRLRVVEGLSGHMLEWVLSGQLDLALVFGTKEMGGLETQLVARERLHLVGPANDPLLRGRTAIPFAEALALPLVLPGRPHGVREEVEHAALLARAGVSVALEIDALEQIKALVAEGCGYTVLSDRVARHGVAAERLTGLPIVDPQIDRTILLAHAAGRPLSAAARATHAILSEILAGLTQDGGWR; translated from the coding sequence ATGGATGTGCGGCAGCTTCGCTATTTCCTGGGCATCGTCGAGCATGGCTCGATCTCGCGCGCGGCGGATGCGCTGCGGGTGGCGCAGCCGGCGCTCAGCCTGCATCTGAAGCGGCTGGAGGAGGATTTCGGCTGCCAGCTCGTCCTGCGCACGGCGCGCGGCGTGGTGCCGACGGAAAGCGGCCGGCGGCTGGCGCAGCGGGCGGCGGCGCTGATCGAGCAGATGGACGGGCTGCGCGACGACGTGCGCGCGGTTGAGGCGGTGCCGGCCGGTCCGGCCATTGTCGGCATCCCGACCTCGCTGGGGCCGGTGCTGACCGTGCCGCTGGCGCTGGCGGTGCGGCGCACCCATCCGCAGATCCGGCTGCGGGTGGTGGAGGGACTGTCCGGCCACATGCTGGAATGGGTGCTGTCGGGGCAGCTCGACCTGGCGCTGGTGTTCGGCACCAAGGAGATGGGCGGGCTGGAAACCCAGCTGGTGGCGCGGGAGAGGCTGCATCTTGTCGGGCCGGCGAACGACCCGCTGCTGCGCGGCCGGACCGCCATTCCCTTCGCCGAGGCGCTGGCCCTGCCTCTGGTCCTGCCCGGCCGGCCGCACGGCGTGCGCGAGGAGGTGGAGCATGCCGCCCTGCTGGCGCGGGCGGGCGTCAGCGTGGCGCTGGAGATCGACGCGCTCGAACAGATCAAGGCGCTGGTGGCGGAAGGCTGCGGCTACACCGTGCTGTCCGACCGGGTGGCCCGCCATGGCGTGGCGGCGGAGCGGCTGACCGGCCTGCCGATCGTCGATCCGCAGATCGACCGGACCATCCTGCTGGCCCATGCCGCCGGCCGGCCGCTGTCGGCCGCCGCCCGCGCCACCCATGCCATCCTGTCGGAGATCCTGGCCGGCCTGACCCAGGACGGCGGCTGGCGCTGA
- a CDS encoding effector binding domain-containing protein: MIETVTFPELTVIGCMVEASREDLPATVAAAWERVFAADVGTAAFAAVSLPEENGLHRQLVGFMAAKASEIPDGMVRVDLDAGRYLRTVQDGPQTAIADGFARLHAHAGANGLTLSGVALDFGYRPGQREGRHELHLALAPQLPAPV, encoded by the coding sequence ATGATCGAAACAGTGACTTTTCCCGAACTGACCGTCATCGGCTGCATGGTCGAGGCGAGCCGGGAGGATTTGCCCGCCACGGTCGCCGCGGCGTGGGAGCGCGTGTTCGCCGCCGATGTCGGGACCGCCGCCTTCGCGGCGGTGTCGCTGCCGGAGGAAAACGGGCTGCACCGCCAACTCGTCGGCTTCATGGCGGCGAAGGCGAGCGAGATCCCCGACGGCATGGTCCGCGTCGACCTCGACGCCGGCCGCTATCTGCGCACCGTGCAGGACGGCCCGCAGACGGCGATCGCCGATGGCTTCGCCCGGCTTCATGCCCATGCCGGGGCCAATGGTCTGACGCTGTCGGGCGTGGCACTCGATTTCGGTTACCGGCCGGGGCAGCGGGAGGGGCGCCACGAGTTGCATCTGGCGCTCGCTCCGCAATTGCCGGCTCCGGTGTGA
- the clpB gene encoding ATP-dependent chaperone ClpB gives MDFGQFTDRARSVIQAAQIAALAERHQQLLPEHLLKALIDEGSGVAARLVRDTGGDPDLLKSATEEQLSRAPVQAGAGEGPQPLYMSPALAAVLQGAVASARTGGDRFVTAERLLESLARQSGPLRALFRRAGVDADALAAAADAQRKDHPADAETETTAGEALARYTRDLTEEARQGRLDPVIGRDDEIRRTIQVLARRTKNNPVLIGDPGVGKTAVVEGLAQRLASGDVPEGLKDRRVLALDLTALLAGAKFRGEFEERLKSVLSEVQEANGRIILFIDELHTLIGAGRTDGAMDAANMLKPALARGELRCVGATTPDEYRKYIEKDAALARRFQPVTVDEPSADDAVSILRGIKSKYEVHHGVRIADAAVVAAVSLSARYIGDRRLPDKAIDLVDEAASRLRMAIDSKPEALDAVDRRVAQLKIEREALKAEPDAASQERLHVLEGELAEAEARQSSMEEEWRASQSRRTEGRRLKEELDQARTKLERAQRDGDWAKAGELAYGVVPDLEKRLAEAESRASAERDEVTAKDIGAVVTRWTGIPVERMLEGERQRLKGMEDKLAERVVGQKEAVRAVSKAVRRARAGLKDPSRPTGSFLFLGPTGVGKTELAKALAAFLFDDETAITRLDMSEYMEKHAVSRMIGSPPGYVGYDDGGSLAERIRRRPYQVVLLDEVEKAHPDVLNVLLQALDDGRLTDGQGRTADFRHAILIMTSNLGAEALSALGDDEDMAGVTVEVMDAVRKAFRPEFLNRLDDVLIFRRLGRDQMSRIVDIQLARVNERLAERGVTLAADAAAKRRLGDLGWDPAFGARPLKRAIQGLVEDPIAERLLDEEVEGKTTMALSVVDGRLALDGVVVEEDRAHGFKAPERPPLGFALPPVAGSAASREASVH, from the coding sequence ATGGACTTCGGTCAATTCACCGATCGCGCGCGCAGCGTCATTCAGGCCGCGCAGATCGCCGCCCTTGCCGAGCGGCACCAACAGCTTCTCCCCGAACATCTGCTGAAGGCCCTGATCGACGAGGGCAGCGGCGTGGCGGCGCGTCTGGTGCGCGACACCGGCGGCGACCCCGATCTGCTGAAATCCGCGACCGAGGAACAGCTCTCGCGCGCTCCGGTCCAGGCCGGCGCCGGCGAAGGCCCGCAACCCCTCTACATGTCGCCGGCGCTGGCTGCCGTGCTGCAAGGCGCCGTTGCGTCGGCGCGCACCGGTGGCGACCGCTTCGTCACCGCCGAACGGCTGCTGGAGAGCCTTGCCCGCCAGAGCGGTCCGCTGCGCGCGCTGTTCCGCCGGGCCGGCGTCGATGCCGACGCGCTGGCCGCCGCCGCCGATGCCCAGCGCAAGGACCATCCCGCCGACGCGGAGACCGAGACGACGGCCGGCGAGGCGCTGGCCCGCTACACCCGCGACCTGACGGAAGAGGCGCGGCAGGGCCGGCTCGACCCCGTCATCGGCCGTGACGACGAGATCCGCCGCACCATCCAGGTGCTGGCCCGCCGGACCAAGAACAACCCCGTCCTGATCGGCGACCCCGGCGTCGGCAAGACCGCCGTGGTCGAGGGGCTGGCCCAGCGTCTGGCCTCCGGCGACGTACCGGAAGGGCTGAAGGACCGCCGCGTCCTGGCGCTCGACCTCACCGCGCTCTTGGCCGGCGCCAAGTTCCGCGGCGAGTTCGAGGAACGGCTGAAGTCGGTCCTGTCGGAAGTCCAGGAGGCCAACGGCCGCATCATCCTGTTCATCGACGAGCTGCACACCCTGATCGGCGCCGGCCGCACCGACGGGGCGATGGACGCCGCCAACATGCTGAAGCCGGCGCTGGCGCGCGGCGAGCTGCGCTGCGTCGGCGCCACCACGCCCGACGAATACCGCAAATACATCGAGAAGGACGCCGCGCTGGCCCGCCGCTTCCAGCCGGTGACGGTGGACGAGCCGTCGGCCGACGACGCGGTGTCGATCCTGCGCGGCATCAAGAGCAAGTACGAGGTGCACCACGGCGTGCGCATCGCCGACGCGGCGGTGGTCGCGGCGGTCAGCCTGTCGGCGCGCTACATCGGCGACCGCCGGCTGCCCGACAAGGCCATCGACCTCGTCGACGAGGCGGCGAGCCGCCTGCGTATGGCCATCGACAGCAAGCCGGAGGCGCTCGACGCCGTCGACCGCCGCGTCGCCCAGCTGAAGATCGAGCGCGAGGCGCTGAAGGCCGAGCCGGATGCCGCCTCTCAGGAACGGCTGCACGTGCTGGAGGGCGAGTTGGCCGAGGCGGAAGCCCGCCAGTCCTCGATGGAGGAGGAGTGGCGCGCCTCGCAGTCCCGCCGCACCGAAGGCCGCCGCCTGAAGGAGGAGCTGGACCAGGCCCGCACGAAGCTGGAGCGCGCCCAGCGCGACGGCGACTGGGCCAAGGCCGGCGAGCTGGCCTATGGCGTGGTGCCCGACCTGGAGAAGCGTCTGGCCGAGGCCGAATCGCGCGCCAGCGCCGAGCGGGACGAGGTGACGGCCAAGGACATCGGCGCCGTCGTCACCCGCTGGACCGGCATTCCGGTCGAACGGATGCTGGAGGGCGAACGCCAGCGGTTGAAGGGCATGGAAGACAAGCTGGCCGAGCGCGTCGTCGGCCAGAAGGAGGCGGTGCGCGCGGTGTCCAAGGCGGTGCGGCGTGCCCGTGCCGGCCTGAAGGATCCCAGCCGCCCGACCGGCTCCTTCCTGTTCCTGGGGCCGACCGGCGTCGGCAAGACCGAGCTGGCCAAGGCGCTGGCCGCCTTCCTGTTCGACGACGAGACGGCGATCACCCGCCTCGACATGTCGGAGTATATGGAGAAGCATGCGGTCAGCCGGATGATCGGCTCGCCGCCGGGCTATGTCGGCTATGACGACGGCGGCTCGCTGGCCGAACGCATCCGGCGCCGGCCCTATCAGGTCGTGCTGCTGGACGAGGTGGAGAAGGCGCATCCCGACGTGCTGAACGTCCTGTTGCAGGCGCTCGACGACGGGCGGCTGACCGACGGGCAGGGCCGCACCGCCGACTTCCGCCACGCCATTCTCATCATGACCTCCAACCTGGGGGCCGAGGCGCTGAGCGCCCTGGGCGACGACGAGGATATGGCCGGCGTGACGGTCGAGGTGATGGACGCGGTCCGCAAGGCCTTCCGGCCCGAGTTCCTCAACCGGCTGGACGATGTCCTGATCTTCCGCCGGCTGGGCCGGGACCAGATGTCGCGGATCGTCGACATCCAGCTGGCCCGCGTCAACGAGCGGCTTGCCGAGCGTGGCGTCACCCTGGCGGCGGATGCGGCGGCCAAGCGGCGGTTGGGCGATCTGGGCTGGGATCCGGCCTTCGGCGCCCGTCCGCTGAAGCGGGCCATCCAGGGCCTCGTCGAGGACCCGATCGCCGAGCGTCTGCTCGATGAGGAGGTCGAGGGCAAGACCACAATGGCCCTGTCGGTGGTCGATGGCCGGCTGGCGCTGGACGGCGTGGTGGTCGAGGAGGACCGGGCGCACGGCTTCAAGGCGCCGGAACGTCCGCCCTTGGGCTTCGCCCTGCCGCCGGTGGCGGGTTCCGCCGCCAGCCGCGAGGCATCGGTCCACTGA